The uncultured Eubacteriales bacterium region CTCCTCCGGGTCGAAGGGCTTGGTCATATAATCGTCGCTCCCACTGTCGAGGCCCGCCACCTTGTCGCTCACATCGTCCCGGGCAGTGAGCATGAGGATGGGGGTGGAGATATGGGCCGCCCGGAGCCGCCGAGCCACCTCAAACCCGGAGAGGCCGGGAAGCATTACATCCAGGATAATTACGTCGTACTGGCCCGTAAGAGCGTAGTCCAGAGCGTCGGTGCCCGTCGTCACCGCATCCACCTGGTAGCGCTGCTCGGTCATAATCTGGCCCAGCGCCTCGCCCAGGCGTACTTCGTCTTCCACAATCAAAACGCGCATATTCGTCGCACCTCTCAAGGCGTAATTTGTTCTTGTCTGAAAGGATAGGACATGAACCTTTAATCTGTCTGAAAGAATTGTACCAAATTTGAGGGGAAAAGCCAATTCTAACCGAAACATTTACAGACCGTTCATATTTCTGTTTGGATTCTTTCAGGGTAATTTCAGGTTTGGACCTTATACTGACAGCTGTTAAAATGAACCACGGGAGGAACGAATATGAAGCTGCTCAATCGGAAAAAGCAGGGCGACGCAGGGGAAACGGCGGCCCCGTCCCGGCCGAAGAAGAAGTTCAAGAAAAAGACCCTTATCATCATACTGCTGGTGGTGGCCCTGCTGGCAGGCATGGCATTCGGCGTCAAGGCGCTCTTCTTCACCCAGGAGACCAAGACGGCCCTGACCGAGAAGACCACCTATGGCAGCCTCTCCACCACCATCGAAGGCACCGCCACAACCCTCCCCGCCGACAGTACCACCATCACCGTGGCCTCCACCGCCACCATCGAGGAGGTGTTTGTCTCCGCGGGCGACACGGTCGCGGTGGGCGACCCCCTCTATACCCAGGACGACAGCGAGCTGGACGACGAGATCGAGGACTACGAGAGCCAGATCGAGGACTATCAGGACCAGCTCACCACCAGCTATGAGCAGCTCGACACGCTGCAGGACACCTTATCTGAGCTTACCGTTTCCGCCCCCTTCACCGGCCGCCTCACCGAGGTGGACGCCGAGGCGGGGGACGACGTGCAGAAAGGAGCCCGTCTAGCCCTCCTCGTGGATGACAGCGCCATGAAATTGACCCAGTACTTCAGCTACGCCTATGAAGACCAGGTCTACGTGGGCATGACCGCCGGGGTGAGCGTGGCCGACCTGATGACCAACCTCACCGGCACTGTCACCGACATTAAGAAGGTGGAGCGCATCACCACCGAGGGAACCAAATGTTTCGCCGTCACCGTGACGGTGGAGAACCCCGGCGCACTAACCGAGGGCATGACCGGCGCGGGTTATCTGGTCTCTTCTTCCGGGGAAAAAATCTACCCCGCCATTGAGGGCACCCTCGAATATAACGCCAGCAAGACCCTCTCCGCCGGAGCCGCCGGCGAGCTGACCACCGTCGAGGCCGTGGCTTATCAGAAGGTCAACAAGGGGGACACCCTCTTCGTCATCGACGGCAGCGACTATCAAGACCAGGTGGACTCCGCTAACCAGAAGATCACCCAGATCCAGGACAAGATCACCACCCTTCAGGAGAAGATTGCAGAGACCGAGGAAAAACGCAGCGACTACATCGTGGTGAGTCCCATCGCTGGCAAGGTCATCATGGTGCAGGTGCGGGCGGGGGAGAAACCCCGCCAGTCGGGTATGACAGCCGTGTCGGTCTACAACCTGGACACCATGGAGATATCCGCCAACATCGATGAGCTGGACATTGACAGCATCACCAAGGGCATGACCGTCCAGGTGGTGCAGTCGGGCAGTGAGAAGGACACCACATACGAGGGCACCGTCACCGAGATCAGCTATGAGGCCACCAACTCCAGCGGCACCGCCTATTTCCCCATCACGATCGAGATTCCCTCCCAGGGCCAGCTCTCCGCGGGCGTGAACGTCTCTTACTACATCACCGTGGGCGACCCGGAGGAGGGCGTGCTGGTACCCATCTCCGCGCTGAAGAAGACCGACGACGGCACCTATGTCTTCGTGAAGTCTGACACCAGGCCCGACAACGCCGAGGACCTGGCGGGTGTGGAAGTGCCGGATGGGTTCTACGCCGTGCCCGTTGAGGTGGGCGTCACCAGCAGCCGGTACGCCCGCATCCTCTCCGGCGTGGATCAGGACGCGGAGGTCTTCACCCGCTATCAGAACAGCGCGCCCACCGGCGGCTCCACCACCAGCGAGGGCACGGGGGACGACAGCCAAACCGCCCCTGACTTCTCCGGCGGCGGAAACTGGAACAGCAACGGCGGCGGACGGCCCGACTTCTCCGGCGGAGGCAACATGGGCGGTATGGGGCCGATGGGATAAATCCCCCAGTCAGCCTCGCTGACAACCCCCTGATAAGGGGGCCGAGAGGCCCTCGCCTCCCTTGCAATAGGAGGCGCCCCGGAGGGGCGGAGGGATTATGAGCATCTCAAGGAGGTCTATTATGAGCCTGATCCGTTTGAACAATGTCTATAAAATTTACGGCGAGGGGCAGGAGAACCAGGTGAACGCCCTGGACGGGGTGGACCTGCAGATCAACGCCGGGGAGTTCGTGGCCATCATCGGTACGTCGGGCTCCGGCAAGTCCACCATGATGAACATCTTGGGCTGCCTGGATGTGCCTACCGGCGGGGAGTACTTCCTGGACGGCATCCCGGTAAGCGAACGCACGCAGAAGGAGCTGTCCGATCTGCGGTCCCGCCGTATCGGGTTTGTCTTCCAGGGCTATAACCTCATCCCCTCTCTCAACGTGTGGCAGAACGTAGCCCTGCCCCTCACCTACCAGAGAGTAAAAGCAGAAGAGCGCCGACGCCGGGCCATGGAGGCGCTGGAGATGGTGGACATCGTCTCCAAGGCGGAGGCCCGGCCCAACCAGCTCTCCGGAGGCCAGCAGCAGCGGGTGGCCATTGCCCGGGCCATGAGCACCGGCTCCCCCATCCTCATGGCCGACGAGCCCACCGGCGCACTTGACTCCAAGACAGGGGCCCAGGTGCTCACCCTTCTGCGCCAGCTCAACGCCATGGGCACCACCATCATCCTCATTACCCACGACAACGGCATCGCCGCCCAGGCAGACCGCACGGTGCGCATGATGGACGGGAAAATCGTCCATGACAGCCTCTGGGACGGGGTGCTGATCCCGGGCATGGAGCGCACCGAGGAAGGGCAGGCGGTCTGATGAATTCCCTCCTCATGGCCCTGGACTCCATACGGGAGAAAAAGGGCCGCTCCTTTCTAACCATGCTGGGCATCATCATCGGCGTCACCGCCGTGCTGGTGCTGGTGGCTCTGGTGTCGGGGTACAACGCCGACATCACCGCCTACTATGAGAAATTGGGCGTCAACAAAGTGACGGTGAACTTTACCTGGTACGACACCACCCGGGCCCCCGACGTGATGAGCCTTCTCTATGACTACGGGAACGGAACTCTCTCGGACAAGGTGGAGGGGGTGTCCCCCTCGCTGAGCACCACCATGACGGCCAAGTACCGCACCACTACCACCGAGGACACCACGGTCTATTTCGGCGGGGACCAGTGGTCCGTCTGCAATAACTATACCCTGGACGACGGGCGGGATATCCTGGACTATGACATCGAAAGCCGCAGCCGTGTCTGCGTCATCGGCTCCTATGTGGCCGAGACC contains the following coding sequences:
- a CDS encoding conserved exported hypothetical protein (Evidence 4 : Homologs of previously reported genes of unknown function), with amino-acid sequence MKLLNRKKQGDAGETAAPSRPKKKFKKKTLIIILLVVALLAGMAFGVKALFFTQETKTALTEKTTYGSLSTTIEGTATTLPADSTTITVASTATIEEVFVSAGDTVAVGDPLYTQDDSELDDEIEDYESQIEDYQDQLTTSYEQLDTLQDTLSELTVSAPFTGRLTEVDAEAGDDVQKGARLALLVDDSAMKLTQYFSYAYEDQVYVGMTAGVSVADLMTNLTGTVTDIKKVERITTEGTKCFAVTVTVENPGALTEGMTGAGYLVSSSGEKIYPAIEGTLEYNASKTLSAGAAGELTTVEAVAYQKVNKGDTLFVIDGSDYQDQVDSANQKITQIQDKITTLQEKIAETEEKRSDYIVVSPIAGKVIMVQVRAGEKPRQSGMTAVSVYNLDTMEISANIDELDIDSITKGMTVQVVQSGSEKDTTYEGTVTEISYEATNSSGTAYFPITIEIPSQGQLSAGVNVSYYITVGDPEEGVLVPISALKKTDDGTYVFVKSDTRPDNAEDLAGVEVPDGFYAVPVEVGVTSSRYARILSGVDQDAEVFTRYQNSAPTGGSTTSEGTGDDSQTAPDFSGGGNWNSNGGGRPDFSGGGNMGGMGPMG
- a CDS encoding ABC transporter, ATP-binding protein; this encodes MSLIRLNNVYKIYGEGQENQVNALDGVDLQINAGEFVAIIGTSGSGKSTMMNILGCLDVPTGGEYFLDGIPVSERTQKELSDLRSRRIGFVFQGYNLIPSLNVWQNVALPLTYQRVKAEERRRRAMEALEMVDIVSKAEARPNQLSGGQQQRVAIARAMSTGSPILMADEPTGALDSKTGAQVLTLLRQLNAMGTTIILITHDNGIAAQADRTVRMMDGKIVHDSLWDGVLIPGMERTEEGQAV